TCGACGAGCGCGGCGAACGCGTTCATGTCGTTGACCGCGAGCTCGGCCAGGATCTTGCGGTCCACCTCGATGTTGGCGGCCTTCAGACCCTGGATGAGGCGGTTGTACGTCATGCCGTTCTGGCGGGCAGCGGCGTTGATGCGCTGGATCCACAGCTGACGGAAGTCGCCCTTGCGCTTCTTGCGGTCGTTGTAGTTGTAGACCAGGGAGTGGGTGACCTGCTCCTTGGCCTTGCGGTACAGGCGCGACCGCTGGCCGCGGTAGCCCTTGGCCGCCTCG
The window above is part of the Streptomyces syringium genome. Proteins encoded here:
- the rplT gene encoding 50S ribosomal protein L20, with the translated sequence MARVKRAVNAHKKRRAILEAAKGYRGQRSRLYRKAKEQVTHSLVYNYNDRKKRKGDFRQLWIQRINAAARQNGMTYNRLIQGLKAANIEVDRKILAELAVNDMNAFAALVEVAQKALPADVNAPKAAA